One cyanobiont of Ornithocercus magnificus DNA segment encodes these proteins:
- a CDS encoding ATP-dependent Clp protease ATP-binding subunit, whose translation MFERFTEKAIKVIMLAQEEARRLGHNFVGTEQILLGLIGEGTGVAAKVLKSMGVNLKDARVEVEKIIGRGSGFVAVEIPFTPRAKRVLELSLEEARQLGHNYIGTEHLLLGLIREGEGVAARVLENLGVDLAKVRTQVIRMLGETAEVSAAGGSAKGSSKTPTLDEFGSNLTQLATEAKLDPVVGRHNEIDRVIQILGRRTKNNPVLIGEPGVGKTAIAEGLAQRIQQGDVPDILEEKRVLTLDIGLLVAGTKYRGEFEERLKKIMEEIKAAGNVILVIDEVHTLIGAGAAEGAIDAANILKPALARGEMQCIGATTLDEYRKHIERDAALERRFQPVTVGEPSIEDTIEILRGLRERYEQHHRLKITDKALEAAATLGDRYISDRFLPDKAIDLIDEAGSRVRLLNSKLPPEAKEVDKELRSIQKKKEEAVREQDFNKASELRDREIELREKIRSLLQSSRIEPSSSSENKVSTVGEISSDPTTTTISANVALNTPMVGEEDIAQIVASWTGVPVQKLTESESMKLLNMEETLHQRLIGQDEAVKAVSKAIRRARVGLKNPNRPIASFIFSGPTGVGKTELTKALASYFFGSEEAMIRLDMSEFMERHTVSKLIGSPPGYVGFNEGGQLTEAVRRRPYTVVLFDEIEKAHPDVFNLLLQLLEDGRLTDSKGRTVDFKNTLIIMTSNIGSKVIEKGGGGLGFEFSGENAEENQYNRIRSLVNEELKQYFRPEFLNRLDEIIVFRQLSRNEVKEIAEIMLREVFIRMQDKGINLTVSNAFKERLVEEGYNPAYGARPLRRAVMRLLEDSLAEEVLSGRIKDGDSAEVGVDENKKIIVRHLNADNTTPQLASASA comes from the coding sequence ATGTTCGAGCGCTTTACTGAAAAGGCCATCAAGGTGATCATGCTGGCCCAGGAGGAGGCTCGCCGCCTCGGCCACAACTTTGTTGGCACCGAGCAGATCTTACTTGGGCTTATAGGTGAGGGGACTGGTGTGGCTGCCAAAGTTCTCAAATCAATGGGGGTAAATCTCAAGGATGCCCGTGTAGAAGTGGAAAAGATCATTGGCCGCGGCTCTGGCTTTGTGGCAGTTGAAATCCCTTTCACACCTCGGGCAAAGCGTGTCCTCGAACTTTCACTTGAGGAGGCTAGACAACTTGGCCACAACTATATTGGCACTGAGCACCTTTTGCTAGGTTTAATCCGTGAGGGTGAAGGGGTAGCTGCTAGGGTTCTCGAAAATCTCGGTGTTGATCTAGCAAAGGTACGAACCCAAGTAATCAGAATGCTTGGCGAGACAGCTGAGGTTTCTGCTGCTGGAGGCAGCGCGAAAGGGTCTAGCAAGACACCAACACTAGACGAGTTTGGCAGTAATCTTACACAGCTAGCTACTGAGGCAAAGCTGGATCCAGTTGTTGGACGTCACAATGAAATCGATCGAGTTATCCAGATTCTCGGACGTCGTACCAAAAACAATCCAGTACTGATTGGAGAACCTGGTGTCGGAAAGACAGCTATTGCTGAAGGCTTGGCTCAGCGAATACAGCAAGGTGATGTGCCTGATATCTTAGAAGAGAAAAGAGTCTTAACGCTTGATATAGGACTGCTAGTAGCAGGTACTAAGTACCGTGGTGAGTTTGAAGAGCGCCTCAAGAAAATTATGGAAGAAATCAAGGCCGCTGGGAATGTGATTCTTGTGATTGATGAAGTACATACTCTTATAGGTGCTGGTGCAGCTGAAGGCGCTATCGACGCAGCTAATATTCTGAAACCTGCTCTCGCACGTGGTGAGATGCAGTGCATTGGTGCTACCACACTTGACGAATACCGTAAACATATAGAACGGGATGCTGCGCTTGAGCGACGCTTCCAGCCGGTGACAGTAGGCGAGCCCTCGATAGAAGACACCATAGAGATTCTACGAGGTCTCCGGGAGCGTTATGAACAGCACCATAGACTCAAAATCACCGACAAAGCCCTTGAGGCAGCTGCTACATTGGGAGATAGATATATCTCGGATCGCTTCTTACCTGACAAAGCTATCGACCTAATTGATGAAGCTGGCAGCCGTGTAAGACTACTCAACTCAAAGCTACCACCTGAAGCCAAGGAAGTTGACAAAGAGCTACGTAGCATACAGAAGAAAAAAGAAGAGGCTGTCCGAGAGCAAGATTTCAACAAAGCTAGTGAGCTCAGAGACCGTGAGATTGAACTACGCGAGAAAATCCGCTCACTTCTCCAAAGCAGTCGCATAGAGCCTAGTTCTTCCTCTGAAAACAAGGTTTCCACAGTTGGAGAAATTAGCTCTGACCCAACTACAACTACTATTTCAGCAAATGTGGCCCTAAATACACCGATGGTTGGCGAGGAGGACATTGCCCAGATAGTTGCTTCCTGGACCGGTGTCCCAGTTCAGAAGCTAACCGAAAGCGAATCGATGAAGCTTTTAAACATGGAAGAGACCCTGCACCAACGCTTAATCGGTCAGGATGAAGCTGTAAAAGCAGTCTCTAAGGCAATCCGGCGTGCACGTGTAGGCCTGAAAAATCCCAACCGACCAATTGCTAGTTTTATCTTCTCTGGGCCCACTGGTGTTGGCAAGACAGAGCTAACTAAGGCTCTTGCATCATACTTTTTCGGCAGTGAAGAGGCCATGATCCGGCTTGACATGTCGGAATTCATGGAGCGGCACACAGTTAGCAAACTAATAGGCTCACCCCCAGGGTATGTGGGTTTCAATGAAGGTGGCCAGCTCACTGAGGCAGTGCGACGCAGGCCTTACACAGTAGTGCTCTTTGACGAAATTGAAAAAGCCCATCCGGATGTCTTTAATCTACTGCTTCAGCTTCTTGAGGATGGTCGCCTTACCGATTCGAAAGGCCGGACAGTAGATTTTAAGAACACCCTAATTATTATGACCTCGAATATCGGCTCTAAGGTCATCGAGAAAGGCGGTGGCGGCCTTGGCTTTGAGTTTTCAGGTGAAAATGCAGAAGAAAATCAATATAATAGGATTAGATCCCTCGTAAATGAGGAGCTTAAGCAGTATTTCCGACCTGAATTTCTCAACCGTCTAGATGAGATTATTGTCTTCCGTCAGCTCAGCCGCAATGAGGTTAAGGAAATTGCTGAGATTATGCTGCGCGAGGTTTTTATCCGCATGCAAGACAAGGGAATCAACTTGACAGTCTCTAATGCATTTAAAGAGCGTTTAGTTGAGGAAGGTTACAACCCTGCCTATGGTGCGCGTCCACTCCGACGTGCAGTCATGCGTCTATTGGAAGATAGCTTGGCTGAAGAGGTACTATCTGGAAGAATCAAGGATGGTGATTCAGCCGAGGTTGGTGTTGACGAGAATAAGAAGATTATCGTCCGTCATCTAAATGCTGATAACACTACCCCGCAACTCGCTAGTGCCAGCGCCTAG
- a CDS encoding oxidoreductase, protein MIPALGHQPLLLGRSQVTSHLLDGLASDLQQRSIRVSRVTLQNDCCKSDLRTITVEALNKHADAVIAAGGGKVLDAGKLLAHKLQLPCITIPLSAATCAGWTALSNIYSPEGAFQSDVSLERCPDLIIFDHNFVLQAPVRTLASGIADALAKWYETWVVSNTSEDGITQQAIQIARVLRDQLLIDGVQAIQKPGSEAWIRAAEASALTAGIVSGLRGSYCCTVAAHAVHNGLTQLPACRSVLHGEKVGFGILVQLYLEERYGYSHLAGQARRQLLPFLRKLGLPVSLNCLGLGDCRLSDLRQVCNFACREGSSLHQLPFPVSENALLAALVGASECCGVQHSER, encoded by the coding sequence ATGATTCCAGCACTTGGGCATCAGCCTCTGCTACTCGGTCGCAGTCAGGTCACTTCGCACCTACTTGATGGTCTTGCAAGTGATCTCCAGCAAAGAAGTATAAGAGTGTCGCGCGTTACTTTGCAAAACGATTGCTGTAAAAGCGACCTTAGAACAATCACAGTTGAAGCCCTTAATAAGCATGCTGACGCAGTAATTGCTGCAGGGGGCGGAAAGGTATTAGACGCAGGAAAATTGTTGGCTCATAAACTCCAGCTTCCCTGTATAACTATACCTTTGAGTGCAGCTACCTGTGCTGGTTGGACTGCACTATCCAACATTTACTCGCCAGAAGGAGCCTTTCAGAGTGATGTTTCTCTTGAACGCTGTCCTGATCTAATAATTTTTGATCACAATTTTGTGCTCCAAGCACCCGTTAGGACTCTGGCAAGCGGAATTGCTGATGCCCTAGCAAAGTGGTATGAGACATGGGTAGTTAGTAATACCAGTGAGGATGGAATTACACAGCAAGCGATCCAGATAGCACGCGTTTTGAGAGATCAGCTCCTCATCGATGGAGTACAGGCTATCCAGAAGCCTGGCAGCGAGGCCTGGATACGTGCAGCAGAAGCCAGTGCGCTTACCGCTGGTATTGTCAGTGGTCTCAGAGGATCTTATTGTTGCACTGTTGCAGCGCACGCTGTACATAATGGACTTACTCAGCTACCAGCTTGCCGTAGTGTGCTGCATGGTGAAAAGGTAGGTTTTGGAATCTTGGTACAGCTCTATCTTGAGGAAAGGTACGGCTACAGTCACCTTGCTGGTCAGGCCCGTCGTCAGTTACTACCGTTTCTACGTAAACTTGGCTTGCCAGTCAGCCTTAACTGCCTTGGACTAGGTGACTGCCGGTTGTCCGACCTTCGCCAAGTCTGTAACTTCGCTTGCCGGGAGGGCTCAAGTCTCCACCAATTACCTTTCCCAGTCAGTGAAAATGCACTGCTCGCAGCTCTAGTAGGAGCATCTGAGTGCTGTGGGGTCCAACACAGTGAGCGCTGA
- a CDS encoding alpha/beta hydrolase, whose amino-acid sequence MSAESQKLDSLIPTLLDQQARDLAQNVEWWDILEPGHLHRTATYPVAHLGEGEPILLLHGFDSSFLEFRRIAPLLSPQKKLLIPDLHGFGFSPRPSDGVYTPEAVLQHLEALLNKLPREPVGVIGASMGGSVAVELARRYPKRIHRLLLLAPAGLTGRPVPLPPVLNHLGVWFLSQPSVRRGLCRQAFANPDVSVGIPEEQLASLHLGVTGWAASLAAFARTGGFAGCGIPLPKQRLHVIWGCQDRILRLPQKQAVMNLLGDVIEELNPCGHLPHLDQPEAVARCWLEGADS is encoded by the coding sequence GTGAGCGCTGAGTCACAGAAGCTAGATTCATTAATCCCGACTTTGCTTGATCAACAGGCTCGTGATCTTGCACAGAATGTAGAGTGGTGGGATATTTTAGAGCCTGGTCATTTGCATAGAACTGCTACTTATCCTGTAGCACATCTCGGTGAGGGAGAGCCAATACTCTTGTTGCATGGATTCGACAGTAGTTTCCTGGAATTCCGCAGAATTGCTCCACTACTTAGCCCACAAAAGAAGCTGTTAATCCCTGACCTACATGGATTTGGATTCAGCCCACGTCCTTCCGATGGTGTTTACACTCCAGAGGCTGTACTGCAACACCTTGAAGCACTTCTGAACAAATTGCCCCGAGAACCTGTAGGTGTGATCGGAGCTTCAATGGGTGGGTCTGTAGCTGTAGAATTAGCACGCCGGTATCCAAAACGTATACATCGTCTACTGTTACTTGCCCCAGCTGGACTCACAGGTAGACCAGTGCCACTACCACCGGTGCTCAATCATCTCGGAGTTTGGTTCCTCAGTCAACCTAGTGTCCGCCGTGGTCTGTGTCGTCAGGCCTTTGCCAATCCTGATGTCAGCGTTGGCATTCCTGAGGAGCAGCTTGCCTCGCTGCATCTTGGTGTCACTGGCTGGGCAGCTTCTTTGGCTGCCTTCGCACGCACCGGTGGCTTTGCTGGCTGTGGCATTCCTCTTCCAAAGCAAAGACTGCATGTAATCTGGGGATGTCAAGATCGAATACTGCGCCTCCCACAAAAGCAGGCGGTTATGAACTTGCTAGGTGATGTAATAGAGGAGCTCAACCCTTGTGGCCACTTACCTCACCTAGATCAGCCTGAGGCCGTCGCTCGCTGCTGGTTAGAGGGAGCTGACTCTTAA
- a CDS encoding phosphatidate cytidylyltransferase, whose amino-acid sequence MITEPSRLRENLVKKGRQRLGSGLAAGVFGLLVVGLGGWWFAIALSLIVHLALLEFFRMAQFTGIRPATKTTLAACQLLLLTTQWSFSGGFPLELADAVLPLSVAAICGWLLLQPITGSIADIAASIFGLFYLGFLPSHWLQLRQLQRPELAPALASLPDWCSSWITPGMVITLSACLMIVASDIGSYAFGCSFGRHPLSSISPGKTIEGTLGGFVCAVTVGSFSGNILGWPGGFLLGFLLGTLVALFALVGDLTESMMKRDAGLKDSGDALPGHGGVLDRIDSYLFTPAVVHYTLRLALLIIGS is encoded by the coding sequence GTGATAACGGAGCCCAGTCGCTTGCGGGAGAACCTTGTAAAGAAAGGGAGGCAGCGACTTGGAAGCGGTCTTGCAGCCGGTGTCTTTGGGCTGCTTGTGGTAGGGCTTGGTGGCTGGTGGTTCGCTATTGCATTAAGCCTGATTGTGCATCTGGCACTGTTGGAGTTTTTCCGGATGGCTCAATTTACCGGGATTCGTCCTGCAACTAAGACCACGCTAGCGGCTTGCCAGCTTCTTCTACTAACTACACAGTGGAGCTTCTCTGGTGGATTTCCATTGGAGCTAGCTGATGCCGTGTTGCCGCTTTCTGTGGCCGCGATCTGTGGCTGGTTGCTTCTTCAACCAATCACTGGTTCAATCGCTGATATTGCCGCTTCTATATTTGGGCTATTTTATCTTGGTTTTTTGCCAAGTCATTGGCTGCAGCTTCGTCAGCTGCAAAGACCAGAGTTAGCTCCTGCTTTAGCATCTCTACCTGACTGGTGTAGCAGCTGGATCACTCCCGGAATGGTAATTACACTGTCGGCCTGCTTAATGATAGTGGCAAGCGATATTGGCTCCTATGCATTTGGCTGCAGCTTTGGGCGTCATCCGCTCTCTTCTATATCACCTGGCAAGACTATTGAAGGTACCCTCGGTGGCTTTGTTTGTGCCGTAACTGTTGGCTCATTTAGCGGGAATATTCTTGGCTGGCCTGGCGGTTTTCTTCTGGGTTTTCTTCTAGGCACCCTAGTAGCTCTGTTTGCTCTTGTGGGAGACCTCACAGAGTCAATGATGAAACGTGATGCAGGTCTTAAAGATTCTGGGGATGCGCTTCCAGGTCATGGTGGTGTCTTAGACCGGATAGACAGTTATCTTTTCACCCCAGCTGTCGTCCATTACACCTTAAGGCTTGCATTACTGATTATAGGTTCCTAA
- a CDS encoding lysine decarboxylase, whose protein sequence is MMIQRALRCAGRRGDWLHLPAHCGGRGLPPEIRTLLHRRAGIWDLPELPGFGGPLEPSGAVAKSQQWAAESMDAGRAWYGVNGATGLLQAGLLAITCPGEAVLMPRNVHCSLIQACVLGGIIPVLFDLPFLEDRGHAGVPNRDLLERVIRNLVTTTAIQNPAAAVLVHPTYQGYAADLKPLIHLLHDKGLPVLVDEAHGFHFACLTKPALPTSALDAGADMVVHSLHKSAAGLGQTAVLWLQGNRVDPNRVERSLNWFQTSSPSALLLASCEAALSIWQLPSGRRHLCRCLEEAQVIATYLRHHGVPLLSTNDPLRLVVHTASAGFNGLDADDWLVRRQIVAELPEPGTLTFCLGIIRRPGLARRLERAWRHLLASKVRRTDRLSFIEPPLPLVAQPDVMCSYAWYSSSETLPLSQTAGHIAAEMVCPYPPGIPLLIPGERIDSARASWLESQRHLWPEQIADSLRVMAR, encoded by the coding sequence ATGATGATCCAGCGTGCACTTCGTTGTGCTGGCAGGCGCGGCGACTGGCTACACCTACCTGCACATTGTGGTGGGAGGGGGTTACCGCCTGAGATACGTACTTTGCTTCACCGTCGTGCTGGAATCTGGGACCTACCCGAGCTCCCAGGGTTTGGCGGACCACTTGAACCCAGTGGAGCTGTTGCTAAAAGTCAGCAGTGGGCTGCTGAATCAATGGATGCGGGGCGCGCCTGGTACGGCGTCAATGGTGCAACTGGTTTGCTCCAAGCAGGACTGCTGGCGATCACTTGTCCAGGGGAAGCAGTGCTGATGCCGCGTAATGTGCATTGCAGTCTGATTCAAGCCTGTGTTCTAGGGGGGATTATTCCAGTACTCTTCGATTTGCCCTTTTTAGAGGACCGCGGTCATGCCGGTGTCCCCAACCGTGACTTGCTAGAGCGAGTAATTAGAAATCTTGTTACTACAACAGCAATACAAAATCCAGCCGCTGCTGTATTAGTACATCCAACCTACCAGGGTTATGCTGCTGATCTCAAACCACTAATTCATCTTCTTCACGATAAGGGTTTGCCAGTGCTGGTGGATGAGGCTCACGGCTTCCACTTTGCCTGCCTCACTAAGCCTGCGCTTCCTACTTCTGCGCTAGATGCAGGAGCAGATATGGTAGTTCATTCCCTGCATAAGTCTGCTGCTGGTCTAGGACAAACCGCTGTGCTCTGGTTGCAAGGAAATCGCGTAGACCCTAATCGTGTTGAGCGCTCGCTTAATTGGTTTCAGACTAGCAGTCCCAGTGCACTCTTGCTGGCTTCCTGTGAAGCAGCCCTGAGTATTTGGCAGCTGCCTTCCGGTCGCCGTCATTTATGCCGCTGTCTCGAAGAGGCCCAAGTGATTGCTACTTACTTAAGACATCATGGTGTTCCCCTGCTGTCTACTAACGACCCACTACGGCTGGTTGTTCACACTGCTTCAGCTGGGTTCAACGGTCTCGATGCAGATGATTGGCTGGTCAGAAGACAGATCGTTGCTGAGCTTCCTGAACCTGGAACACTTACATTCTGCCTTGGAATTATACGCCGACCGGGTCTTGCCCGACGATTGGAGAGAGCTTGGCGACATCTCCTAGCCTCTAAAGTCAGACGTACTGATCGTCTGTCATTTATTGAGCCGCCGCTGCCACTTGTAGCACAGCCAGATGTTATGTGTAGCTACGCTTGGTATTCATCTAGTGAGACCTTGCCTCTAAGTCAAACTGCAGGGCATATCGCTGCCGAGATGGTTTGTCCCTACCCTCCTGGAATTCCATTGCTGATTCCAGGCGAGCGTATTGATAGCGCACGCGCAAGCTGGCTAGAGAGTCAACGACACCTCTGGCCAGAACAGATCGCTGATAGCTTGAGGGTTATGGCCAGATGA
- a CDS encoding AarF/ABC1/UbiB kinase family protein: protein MPASSHQGAVALERAPATRYDAARDFRWLLFRPLIALPRLLQILTALLGLALTLFVQGSSKDPHVQRKLASKLLKTLTRLGPCFIKVGQALSTRPDLIRRDWLDELTKLQDDLPPFDHAVALAIIESELGSPADQLFLDFPDVPVAAASLGQVYRARLHSNHYVAVKVQRPDLTFILRRDLVLIRLFAVVVAPLLPLNLGVGLGEIIDEFGRSLFEEIDYLKEAANARRFATLFANNPTVTIPCVEHLFSSQRVLTTSWVHGTKLRERQELRAQRLDPTALIYTGVISSLQQLLEFGYFHADPHPGNLFALSGRTGDFGHLAYVDFGMMDSISDHDRLILTGAVVHLINRDFTALARDFQELGFLTPEADLSLIVPALEEVLGGSLGDSVGSFNFKAITDRFSELMYNYPFRVPARFALIIRAVVSQEGLALRLDPSFKIVAVAYPYIARRLLAGDTSEMRDKLLEVLFNSKGHLRLERLESLLKVASRQDASSSPGAELLPVASAGMRLLLSSNGADLRRRLLLTLIRDNRLNTEDIYALFLLLRRTFDPRKIAGGMLQGLNPLAT, encoded by the coding sequence TTGCCTGCATCGAGCCACCAGGGAGCTGTAGCTCTAGAAAGGGCACCAGCAACCCGTTATGACGCAGCCAGGGATTTCCGCTGGCTACTATTCCGCCCCCTAATAGCCCTACCAAGGCTTCTACAAATACTGACCGCACTGTTAGGTCTTGCGCTCACGCTCTTTGTACAGGGAAGTAGCAAGGACCCGCATGTGCAGAGGAAACTGGCCAGCAAGTTGCTGAAGACACTTACACGATTGGGTCCTTGCTTCATCAAGGTGGGGCAAGCGCTTTCCACGCGCCCCGATCTAATTCGTCGTGATTGGTTGGATGAACTGACCAAACTTCAGGATGACCTGCCTCCATTCGACCATGCGGTTGCCCTAGCAATTATCGAGAGTGAGTTGGGATCACCGGCAGATCAATTATTTCTAGACTTTCCTGATGTGCCCGTAGCCGCAGCTAGTCTAGGGCAGGTATATCGGGCACGGCTGCACAGCAATCACTATGTTGCCGTAAAAGTTCAGCGGCCTGACCTGACATTCATATTACGTCGGGATTTAGTTCTGATTCGTCTATTCGCAGTTGTGGTAGCACCGCTACTGCCACTTAACCTAGGTGTAGGCCTAGGGGAAATAATCGACGAGTTTGGCCGCAGCTTATTTGAGGAGATTGACTATTTGAAGGAAGCTGCCAATGCTAGACGTTTTGCTACTCTTTTTGCAAACAATCCAACCGTTACTATACCTTGTGTTGAGCATCTCTTCTCATCACAGAGAGTTCTCACAACTAGTTGGGTACATGGCACCAAGCTGCGTGAACGGCAAGAACTCCGTGCTCAGAGATTGGACCCTACTGCTCTGATTTACACTGGTGTAATTAGCAGCCTTCAGCAACTACTTGAGTTCGGGTATTTCCATGCTGACCCACACCCTGGTAATCTCTTCGCGCTTAGTGGCCGCACAGGTGATTTTGGCCATCTTGCTTATGTCGACTTCGGCATGATGGATTCGATTTCAGACCATGACCGACTAATCTTAACAGGAGCGGTAGTTCATTTAATCAACCGAGACTTTACAGCTTTAGCAAGGGACTTCCAAGAGCTAGGATTTTTGACACCGGAGGCTGACCTCAGTCTAATTGTCCCTGCTCTGGAAGAGGTTCTAGGCGGAAGCTTGGGAGACTCAGTCGGGTCTTTCAACTTTAAGGCAATCACAGACCGCTTTTCAGAATTGATGTATAATTATCCCTTCCGTGTCCCAGCCCGTTTTGCACTAATTATTCGAGCAGTTGTCAGTCAGGAAGGTCTAGCCTTACGACTTGATCCCTCTTTCAAAATAGTTGCTGTTGCTTATCCTTATATCGCAAGACGCCTACTAGCAGGCGACACTAGTGAAATGCGTGACAAGCTTCTAGAGGTTCTCTTCAACTCTAAGGGGCACCTGCGCCTAGAGCGGCTTGAGAGTCTACTAAAAGTAGCAAGCCGTCAAGATGCATCATCATCCCCCGGAGCTGAGCTGCTACCGGTAGCAAGTGCCGGCATGCGTCTACTGTTAAGCTCCAATGGTGCGGACCTTCGCCGCCGACTTTTACTGACGTTGATTCGCGACAACCGCCTGAACACCGAGGATATTTATGCCCTATTCCTACTTCTGCGTCGTACCTTTGACCCTAGAAAGATTGCTGGAGGTATGTTGCAAGGTCTGAATCCGCTCGCAACTTAG
- a CDS encoding putative membrane protein, translated as MVIASISSAELANLTEDLRLGDAIPNFPTLPQPPYLLAGLGLVIAIICGFTFSRLIQDRLDKWKQDRLTMLPLKSTETSLSYAGILLGVTLFIGGSLQVFGFVPGAAILVSLLLSLATGGALWAQLEGLMHQVESGNFRAVDFDNFDEFF; from the coding sequence ATGGTAATAGCCTCAATCAGCTCCGCTGAACTTGCCAATCTAACCGAAGATCTGAGACTGGGAGATGCTATACCAAACTTTCCTACTTTACCACAACCCCCATATTTGCTAGCAGGACTTGGCTTAGTCATTGCTATAATCTGTGGCTTTACTTTTTCTCGCCTTATCCAAGACCGCTTAGACAAGTGGAAGCAAGACAGATTGACAATGCTGCCACTCAAGAGTACTGAAACAAGTCTTAGCTATGCAGGGATACTATTAGGAGTTACACTATTCATAGGTGGATCTTTGCAGGTGTTCGGCTTTGTGCCCGGAGCAGCTATACTAGTTTCGTTACTTCTTTCCCTGGCCACAGGTGGAGCTCTTTGGGCACAGCTAGAGGGGTTAATGCATCAGGTAGAAAGTGGTAACTTTCGTGCTGTTGACTTTGACAACTTTGACGAGTTCTTTTAG
- a CDS encoding DNA-binding response regulator, translating into MLDAETFSTCCKLQPECAEVLGLYVAAAGPSALKPAISTARLLIVEDDNSIRATVEEVLRAEGFEIVACANGTDALACLTAKETKTIDLLILDLMLPGLGGLDLCRQLRRLDNTTPILIISARDSEADRVLGLEVGADDYLVKPFGLRELVARCYALLRRARQISFAEVFRHENLCLYAQECRVTRDERDLNLSPKEHKILDLFIRNPRRVWSRDQLLEKIWGIDFIGDTKTVDVHIRWLREKIEEDPSSPRHIRTVRGFGYRFG; encoded by the coding sequence ATGCTAGATGCTGAGACATTCTCCACTTGTTGTAAGCTGCAGCCAGAATGTGCAGAAGTTCTGGGTCTCTACGTGGCCGCTGCAGGTCCAAGTGCTTTAAAACCTGCTATCAGCACAGCTCGATTACTCATCGTTGAGGATGACAACAGTATCCGTGCAACCGTGGAAGAGGTTCTGCGCGCTGAAGGTTTCGAGATTGTGGCATGTGCCAATGGTACTGATGCTCTCGCCTGTCTGACTGCTAAGGAAACTAAAACTATTGATCTTCTTATCCTGGACTTGATGCTGCCAGGTCTAGGGGGCCTTGACCTCTGCCGCCAGCTGCGCAGGCTTGACAATACCACCCCTATCTTGATTATTAGCGCCCGGGACAGTGAAGCTGACCGCGTACTTGGTCTCGAAGTCGGTGCTGATGACTACCTTGTCAAACCTTTTGGTTTACGCGAACTTGTTGCACGCTGTTATGCCCTACTACGCCGTGCACGACAAATATCCTTTGCAGAGGTATTTCGCCATGAAAACCTCTGCCTCTATGCACAGGAATGCCGAGTCACTCGCGACGAGCGAGATTTAAATCTATCTCCAAAGGAGCACAAAATCCTGGACCTGTTTATACGGAACCCTAGGCGTGTTTGGAGCCGTGATCAACTTCTCGAGAAGATCTGGGGAATTGACTTCATCGGTGACACAAAGACTGTAGATGTTCATATACGATGGCTGCGCGAGAAGATTGAGGAAGATCCATCCTCACCACGTCACATACGTACTGTCCGAGGCTTCGGCTACCGATTTGGTTGA